The following are encoded together in the Nocardioides thalensis genome:
- the rdgB gene encoding RdgB/HAM1 family non-canonical purine NTP pyrophosphatase produces the protein MTGPRVLVASRNAKKLAEMQRILEEHLDGVTVLGLDDVEPYDEPVEDQPTFEGNALLKARAGVAAAGLPTLADDSGLCVDALNGMPGVLSARWSGPPKSDDRNNELLLAQLADVPDERRTAYFMCAVALVLTDGRELVVEGRMDGRVIREVRGSGGFGYDVLFEADDRPGVTTAELSIADKDAISHRGKALRVIAPQVAALLRG, from the coding sequence GTGACCGGGCCCCGGGTGCTGGTGGCGTCGCGCAACGCCAAGAAGCTCGCCGAGATGCAGCGGATCCTCGAGGAGCACCTCGACGGGGTCACCGTGCTCGGTCTCGACGACGTCGAGCCCTACGACGAGCCGGTCGAGGACCAGCCGACGTTCGAGGGCAACGCGCTGCTCAAGGCGCGTGCCGGCGTGGCGGCGGCCGGTCTGCCGACGCTCGCCGACGACAGCGGCCTGTGCGTCGACGCCCTCAACGGAATGCCCGGCGTGCTCTCGGCACGATGGTCCGGTCCTCCCAAGAGCGACGACCGCAACAACGAGCTGCTGCTCGCGCAGCTGGCCGACGTGCCCGACGAGCGGCGGACGGCGTACTTCATGTGTGCCGTCGCCCTCGTCCTCACCGACGGCCGGGAGCTGGTCGTCGAGGGCCGGATGGATGGCCGCGTGATCCGCGAGGTGCGGGGGAGCGGCGGCTTCGGCTACGACGTGCTGTTCGAGGCCGACGACCGGCCCGGGGTGACCACCGCCGAGCTGTCGATCGCCGACAAGGACGCGATCTCCCACCGCGGCAAGGCGCTGCGGGTGATCGCTCCGCAGGTGGCTGCGCTGCTGCGCGGCTAG